In the Aneurinibacillus soli genome, one interval contains:
- the ndk gene encoding nucleoside-diphosphate kinase: MAKQRTFIMAKPDAVQRNLIGEIMNRFERKGFHLIGAKLMNVPRELAEEHYAEHNAKPFFGELVDFITSGAVFAMVWEGENVIATARNMMGKTNPAEAAPGTIRGDFGISMGMNIIHGSDAPETAEREISLWFNQADLHEYEKTINKWI; the protein is encoded by the coding sequence ATGGCAAAGCAACGTACATTTATTATGGCAAAGCCGGATGCAGTTCAACGTAATCTGATCGGCGAAATTATGAATCGATTCGAGCGTAAAGGTTTTCACCTGATTGGTGCGAAACTGATGAACGTGCCACGTGAACTGGCAGAAGAGCATTATGCAGAGCATAACGCAAAGCCGTTCTTTGGTGAACTCGTTGATTTCATCACATCCGGTGCGGTATTCGCAATGGTATGGGAAGGCGAGAATGTAATCGCGACAGCTCGTAACATGATGGGCAAAACAAATCCAGCTGAAGCAGCACCAGGCACAATCCGTGGTGATTTTGGTATCAGCATGGGCATGAACATCATTCACGGTTCTGATGCACCAGAAACAGCTGAGCGCGAAATCAGCCTCTGGTTCAATCAAGCAGATCTGCATGAATACGAAAAAACAATTAACAAATGGATCTAG
- the hepT gene encoding heptaprenyl diphosphate synthase component II, translating into MKLADIFFPFRADMNKIERELDRAIDTAEPVLQKTASHLLKAGGKRIRPVFVLLGGKFGAYDIERLKYVAVPLELIHMASLVHDDVIDDAELRRGKPTVKAKWDNKIAMYTGDYIFARALMIAAELTDPRIHRILSRAIVEMSIGEIEQIRDFNNWDQGLRHYLRRIRRKTALLIAVSCQLGAIATGAPDSAVRSLYLYGYNVGMAFQITDDILDFTGDEKTLGKPAGSDLRQGNITLPALYMHKQSTHADEFHRLAEDPAQIERVIEFVRNGEGLAFTQRLAERYLDRALAALDGLPAGRDRDALGKIARFIGERKF; encoded by the coding sequence ATGAAACTAGCAGATATATTTTTTCCGTTTCGAGCGGATATGAACAAAATCGAACGTGAGCTGGACCGTGCAATTGATACAGCCGAGCCTGTACTGCAAAAGACGGCCAGCCATCTGCTCAAAGCAGGGGGGAAACGGATCCGCCCTGTCTTTGTGCTTCTTGGTGGGAAGTTCGGTGCGTATGACATTGAACGGTTAAAATATGTGGCGGTGCCGCTTGAACTCATTCATATGGCGTCTCTTGTGCATGATGATGTCATTGATGATGCAGAATTGCGCCGTGGCAAGCCGACCGTAAAAGCGAAATGGGACAATAAGATTGCGATGTATACCGGGGACTATATTTTTGCCCGGGCGCTTATGATTGCAGCTGAGCTGACTGACCCACGCATTCACCGCATTCTGTCGCGGGCGATTGTGGAGATGAGCATCGGGGAAATTGAACAGATTCGAGATTTTAATAATTGGGATCAAGGTCTGCGTCATTATTTGCGCCGTATTCGACGTAAGACAGCCCTGCTAATCGCAGTCAGCTGCCAACTCGGAGCGATTGCTACGGGTGCGCCAGATTCAGCTGTACGTAGTCTGTACTTATATGGCTACAATGTCGGGATGGCGTTCCAAATTACAGATGACATTCTCGATTTTACCGGCGATGAGAAAACGCTTGGCAAGCCGGCAGGAAGCGACCTGCGGCAGGGAAACATTACACTTCCAGCACTTTATATGCATAAGCAGAGTACGCATGCGGATGAGTTCCATCGTCTGGCAGAAGATCCCGCGCAGATCGAGCGAGTGATTGAATTTGTCCGTAATGGGGAAGGGCTTGCGTTTACACAGCGTCTGGCCGAGCGTTACCTTGATCGGGCACTAGCAGCGCTTGACGGGCTTCCGGCCGGGCGTGATCGGGACGCACTGGGCAAGATTGCTCGCTTTATTGGTGAACGTAAATTTTGA
- a CDS encoding menaquinone biosynthetic enzyme MqnA/MqnD family protein, which yields MTGMRISKISFTNIRPIYHFFRLDEFGDNQVELIPQVPSQLNKGMAEGTIDAGPVSSFEYGRNYKAYEVLPDLSISSHGPVGSIFLFTKRPLADLHEPHIALTDTSATSVNLLRIILQTFEGMNPVYTTMASNLEVMMSQADGALLIGDDALLASWNNPGYYMYDLGEMWYRHTGMWMTYAVWAVRRETAHQKPELLRRVHHEFLHSKKKGLAELDEVIRQVKEEFGGTEPFWKKYYAGHLSYNFTTEHKKGLEYYYACAADLGLLAEPAKVEVWDPDSAQPAV from the coding sequence ATGACAGGTATGAGAATTAGCAAGATTTCATTTACAAATATTCGTCCTATTTATCATTTTTTTCGGTTGGATGAATTCGGAGACAATCAGGTAGAACTTATCCCGCAGGTGCCATCGCAGCTAAATAAAGGTATGGCAGAGGGGACGATTGATGCGGGGCCGGTTTCATCTTTTGAATATGGACGTAATTATAAAGCGTATGAAGTGTTGCCGGATTTGTCGATTAGTTCACACGGTCCGGTTGGCTCGATCTTTTTGTTCACAAAGCGGCCCCTTGCCGATTTGCATGAACCACATATTGCATTGACTGACACATCGGCAACCTCGGTGAATTTGCTGCGAATTATTCTGCAGACATTCGAAGGCATGAATCCGGTGTATACGACGATGGCTTCAAATCTGGAAGTGATGATGAGTCAGGCGGATGGAGCGCTTCTGATCGGGGATGATGCGTTGCTGGCATCGTGGAATAACCCGGGGTATTATATGTATGACCTGGGTGAGATGTGGTATCGGCATACGGGCATGTGGATGACGTATGCCGTATGGGCGGTACGTCGGGAAACGGCACACCAGAAGCCGGAACTTCTCCGTCGTGTGCATCATGAATTTTTACACAGTAAGAAAAAAGGACTGGCCGAACTGGATGAAGTGATCCGCCAGGTGAAAGAGGAGTTCGGTGGAACTGAACCATTTTGGAAGAAGTATTATGCCGGGCATTTGTCTTATAATTTTACGACAGAACATAAAAAAGGTCTGGAATATTACTATGCGTGTGCGGCTGATCTTGGTCTGCTGGCAGAGCCTGCAAAAGTAGAAGTGTGGGACCCAGATTCGGCCCAGCCGGCTGTGTAG
- a CDS encoding UbiX family flavin prenyltransferase: MRKIFVVGITGASGAVYGIRLTQELLRHDYKVHLIVTEAGWQVFHEELGFDTTDRERILAEQFPTEAGELHYHTLRDFTAPVASGSYRSDAMVIVPCSMGTLSGIAHGASGNLLERTADVMLKEGKKLVIVPRETPLNVIQLENMTKLAQVGAHIVPAMPGYYHKPQTMDDLVNFMVGKILDTLDVPHDLFRRWGE, from the coding sequence TTAGGTTGACACAGGAACTTTTGCGTCATGATTATAAAGTGCACCTCATTGTGACCGAAGCAGGCTGGCAAGTATTCCATGAGGAACTTGGCTTTGATACGACAGATCGGGAACGTATACTTGCTGAGCAGTTTCCGACAGAAGCGGGTGAGCTGCATTACCACACACTGCGGGATTTCACCGCGCCGGTGGCAAGTGGTTCATATCGGAGCGACGCGATGGTCATCGTGCCATGTTCAATGGGCACACTATCTGGCATCGCGCATGGCGCATCCGGGAATCTGCTGGAACGTACAGCTGACGTTATGCTCAAAGAAGGCAAGAAACTGGTCATTGTGCCGCGTGAAACACCGCTTAATGTGATTCAGCTCGAGAATATGACGAAGCTGGCGCAGGTAGGAGCGCACATCGTACCGGCGATGCCGGGATATTATCACAAGCCGCAGACGATGGATGATCTGGTTAATTTTATGGTTGGCAAAATTTTGGACACATTGGACGTGCCACATGACTTATTTCGCCGCTGGGGAGAGTGA